From the genome of Kluyveromyces lactis strain NRRL Y-1140 chromosome F complete sequence:
CTTCAACTCCAACTTCTCCAGTCACTGGTCTTGATGTTGCTGATATCAACATTCTAAACGGCTGGACTGGTTCTAAGGACTCTTACGACCGTTACGCCCCATTCATCTTCACAATTGACATCGACGCCGCTGAAACCGGTTCAGTTTGGTTTGCTCCACCTGCAGAATTCGGTGGTTTCCCAGAATCCATTGAATTCGACTACGGTACTATTACCAACGACGGTAACAACTTCACTGTTGAATTTACCTCCGTTCCAGACAGCGGTGCTGCTACCATCGAATTCGTTGGTTCTTTGACTGCTGACGGTATCGCTGGTATTCCAAGCCCAGATGTCGTCACATTTACTTCTGACTCTTCTTCCGGTTCTTTCTCTGACAACATTAACTTCCAAGCTTTACCAGAAACTGCCTCATCAAACGTTGGTTTGATTGGTGGTGACTTGTACTACTCCATCAACGTTCCTGTTGCAGTCTTCGACGGTAGCTTATCTGTAGCTTCCTCTTCTGAAGATGGTTACTCTTTCGACGCAAGTTACTCTGCTGTCTACTTCGTCGGTACTGATGCATTCAACAATGGTACTTTGACCGGTGCTGATGGTGTCAATGAATCTGAGGAATCCTCTGTCCTAGTTTCTTTCGAAGGTTCCATCCCAGATGGTCACGTTGCTGTCAGAGTCGTCTACAAGGCCATCATCTCTGGTTCCGCCGAAAGTTACTCTAACACCGCTGACTTGTCTCTACCAAGCTTGCCAGGTGCTCTATCTAAGAGAGACACCACTATCACTTTCACTTCCACCATCTATGTTACTGGTCCTTTGGCTGGTACCGttgaatcttcttcctcttctgtttcttctgATGACACCGACTCTTCTAGCGAAACCTCTGCCACTGAAACATCTGGCGAACCATCTGCCACTGAAACATCTGGTACTGAATCAGGCTCATCTGAACCAACCACTTCTGTTGCTACCGCCACCGTTACTGACTTGTCTACCACTGTCATCACCACTTGCCCAACTTGTACCGGTTCTCACAAGACTACTGACGTCTACGTTTCCACTGTTACTGCTACTGTCAGTGGTATTGTCACTGAATACACTACCTACTGTCCAATCAGTACCGTTTCTAAGGTTAAGAGTCACGAAGGTACCGTCGAAACTTGTACCGTTAACATTCACGAAGTCACCAGCGGTGTTTACACTGTTAAGACCGAATACATTCCAATTTCCAAGGGTACTACCGTTACTGACCTGTCTACCACTCTAGTCACCGTTTGCCCAACTTGTTCTGAAAAGACCGCTACTGGTACCACTGCCCCAGTTGCCCCAGGTACTACTGAGACCGGTTCCCCAGCTGCCTCAGGTACTACTGAGACCGGTTCCCCAGCTGCCCCAAGTACTACTGAGACCGGTGCCACCGCCGCTCCAGGTGCTACTGGTACCACTGCCCCAGTTGCCCCAGGTACTACTGAGACCGGTTCCCCAGCTGCCTCAGGTACTACTGAGACCGGTTCCCCAGCTGCCCCAAGTACTACTGAGACCGGTGCCACCGCCGCTCCAGGTGCTACTGAAACCACTACTGTTGAAGGTGAAACTGGTGTTACAACGATTAAGAGTGTCACTGTTGTTACTGGTGCTACTGGTGCTACTGGTGTTACTACCGCTGTTGGTACTACTGGTGCTCCAGGTGCAGAAGGTGTTACCACTGCCGCTGGTACTGAAGCTGGTAAGCCATCCAGCAGTATCACAACTATCAGAGTTTCCACTCAATCCGGTGTTTCCACTTATGAAGGTGCTGCTGCCAACGTGCAGGCCGGGTTGGTAACCATCTTGATGGCTATCGCTGCTTTCGTCTTataaattgatgaattgatttcatcaatttatTAAAATCGTAACGACTAATGTTCCAACTATAGTTTTGGAACCTCTTCTTCACAATCATAACAGTTTTAAATACCTTACCCCCCATACTGTTATTTTCGACCTTCTTTTGTTCGTTCGTTCGTTCTGAGCTTTATTTTCACTTCTTAAGTTCAAGCTTACTTTGGTACGCCTTTGAGATCAACTTTTAAAATTCGtagttgatgaattttcAACGTAACATTATACAATTAATTTAATAATCCATATATATAACTGTCCTATGCACAGGCTAAATAATTCTGCACTTAATggattctttattttcGTTCTTAAACTAGAAAAACTGTATTTTTACAGCACCAAGTAATGAACACTTGACAATCAGAAACGCCGCTTGTTTTACTAGCGAGTTTATTCTATCTGATCAACGTATATAAAAAACAAAAGCATAAATAATTGCAATCGAGAGATTACTATCCGATATTCCGTTTACACACTTTTCATAAGTAGTCTTTCAATAATCTTAATCTTTCGACAGATTCTTCTAAATATTGGTTATCTTTGCAAACCGCAAATCTTAGCAAGTTTTCTGCAGCCTTTTCATGTTCTTTAATGTAGAATTCTGTCGGTGGAATCGCGACAACACCCAGTTCATTAACTAGCCAGTAAGAAAGCTTGAAATCCTTTGCCCTCTCATTTAATTCCCTT
Proteins encoded in this window:
- a CDS encoding uncharacterized protein (weakly similar to uniprot|P42835 Saccharomyces cerevisiae YNL327W EGT2 Glycosylphosphatidylinositol (GPI)-anchored cell wall endoglucanase required for proper cell separation after cytokinesis expression is activated by Swi5p and tightly regulated in a cell cycle-dependent manner), encoding MKLSSFALIQSATLGFLATANAQIFSNTSSVEPSSTPTSPVTGLDVADINILNGWTGSKDSYDRYAPFIFTIDIDAAETGSVWFAPPAEFGGFPESIEFDYGTITNDGNNFTVEFTSVPDSGAATIEFVGSLTADGIAGIPSPDVVTFTSDSSSGSFSDNINFQALPETASSNVGLIGGDLYYSINVPVAVFDGSLSVASSSEDGYSFDASYSAVYFVGTDAFNNGTLTGADGVNESEESSVLVSFEGSIPDGHVAVRVVYKAIISGSAESYSNTADLSLPSLPGALSKRDTTITFTSTIYVTGPLAGTVESSSSSVSSDDTDSSSETSATETSGEPSATETSGTESGSSEPTTSVATATVTDLSTTVITTCPTCTGSHKTTDVYVSTVTATVSGIVTEYTTYCPISTVSKVKSHEGTVETCTVNIHEVTSGVYTVKTEYIPISKGTTVTDLSTTLVTVCPTCSEKTATGTTAPVAPGTTETGSPAASGTTETGSPAAPSTTETGATAAPGATGTTAPVAPGTTETGSPAASGTTETGSPAAPSTTETGATAAPGATETTTVEGETGVTTIKSVTVVTGATGATGVTTAVGTTGAPGAEGVTTAAGTEAGKPSSSITTIRVSTQSGVSTYEGAAANVQAGLVTILMAIAAFVL